GACTTCGGCTTCATCGAGGTGAGTCCGCCGGTCGTGATGATGCTCGTCTCGGTTCCGGCCGCGTGGTACGTGCTGAACCGGACGGCGTTCGGCCGCTGGATAGAGGCCAGCGGCGAGAACCCGAAGGCACTCGACACCGTGGGCGTGGACGTGCGGAAGGTCCGCTACTCGGGCGTCCTGCTGTCGGGATTCTTCTCGGGACTCGGCGGGGCCGGACTCGCGCTCGGCCGCGTCGGCCAGTTCATCGGCGGCGGGGCGACGATGGTCAACGGCCGGGGCTGGATCGGCATCACGGCCTACCTGTTTGGCAACTACAACCCGCTGGGCGCGTTCGGCGCGTCGTTCCTCTTCGCCAGCCTCGATGCGCTCCAGATTCGACTCCAACAGCTCGGTTACAGCATCCCGAGCGAACTCATCGGCATCATTCCGTACGTGACGGTCATCGTCGTGCTGGCGTTCGTCGGTCGCACCCGGATTCCGGACGCGGCGGGCGACCACTACGAGTCGGGCGAGGAGTAACGACCTGCCCGAGCGGTCCCGAGTTTTACCACGCTGGCTCTCGACGTACTGGTGTGACAGTCGAATCAGCGATGCGCCGCATCGAGGAGACCGACGACTCCCGCACCGACGCCGACGACCGCGACAGCAGTACGAGATGTACCGGAAGACGCTCCGGGCGCTCGAAGCCATCGACTCGGACGACGATGACGAGGGAATCGCGGTCGTGGCCGACTGGATAGTCGAGCGACTGGAAACCGACGGCAAGCGACCGGGGTCGAGGGAGGTCCGTCGCCGCGCGCGCAAGTTCTGCAACCGGAACGGCTACGACGTATCCGACAACGATTGGCTCGGGAGCTAACGGGCGAACGAGTCGTCGGGGGCGAGCGTGGGCGTCGAACACAAGGGTTGAACGGGAGGATCGTCAAGCGACCGCGAGCGACGACGGCGCAGACGGGAGATACTTGACCGATGGCTGCCAACCTCGCCATCATGGACGAACTCATCGAGGCCGCCCGCGACGTGCAGGAGCAGGCCCACGTCCCCTACTCGGACTATACGGTCGGCGCGGCGCTCCAGACCGCCGACGGAAGCGTCTACGTTGGCTGTAACATCGAGAACGCCAACTACAGCAACAGCCTCCACGCCGAGGAGGTCGCCATCGCCGAGGCCGTCAAGGAGGGCCACCGCGAGTTCGACGCGCTGGTGGTTAGCTCCGGCGCTCGTGACGGCGTCACCCCCTGCGGGATGTGTCGCCAGACGCTCGCGGAGTTCTGCGAGGACGACCTGCCGATTGTCTGCGACGCGGGGCAGGGGGACGACGGGAGCGACGAAGTGACCGAGTACACGCTCGGCGAACTCCTGCCGGACACGATTACCGAGGAGATGTTGGAGTAGCGCGAGGGTCGTTCAATTCTTCTCTATCGCCGGTGGTTAGGCCAACTGCCGACCCGCGAACGCGACCAGCGCGTCGCGTTTCACCAGCGAGAACCCGGCGAGAATGACCAGAAAGCCGCCCATCGTCGTCGCGGTCAGCGTCTCGCCGAGCAGGACCCACCCGGCCACCGCCGTCACCATCGGCACGAGGTAGGAGACGAGGTTTACCTGCACCGGACTGTGACGCTCCAGCAGTCCGAAGTAGGCGGCGTAGGCTCCCGCGGTGGCCACCACCGCGAGGTAGGCCAGCGGGACCGCGACCTGCGGAGCGAGCGCGTCGGCGACTCGCGGCGTCTCGCCCGAGGCGAGACTCGCCGCGTGCATCAACAGCGCGCCGACGAACATTCCCCACGCGGTCGTCGCGGTGCTGTCCATACTGGGGCTGCGCCGCCGGAGGAGAACGCTCCCGAGCGCGACGCTGGTCGCGGACCCGACGACCAGCAGTTTCCCAGTCACGCCCGCGAGCAGGTTCGCGGGATCGGGTCGCACGACCAGCGCGACGCCCGCGAGTCCGACGAGCAGGCCGAGCAGTCCGACCGGCGACAGTGTGTCGTCGGGGAGTAGACTCCGAGCGAACCCCGTCGTCAGCACGGGGTTCAGGCTGTAGAGAATCGCGGCGACGCCGCCGGTCGTGTACTGCTGGCCGACGAAGAGTAGTCCGTTCGCTGCGGTGATGAGGAACACGCCGACGACGAGGACTGCGAGGTAGTCGTCGCGGGTCCGGGGCACCCATCGGTCGCAGGCGAGTGCGGCGTAGACGACGAGAATGATCGCGCCGATGTCGTACCGGAGCGCCGCGAACAACAGCGGCGGGAGCGAATCCAATCCGATTTCGATGGCGACGAACGACCCGCCCCACGCGACTGCGAGGAAGACGAACAGTAGGGCATCTCGATAGCGCGACACGCAATTCGCTCGGCGCGCACCGGAGAAAAATCTCTCGCTTCCGGCAGTTCGACCGCGATTTTGGCGACAAAAAGAGTTCAAGAAACGGTTCACGCGCGCCGTCGGCCGTGACCGCTGACGGCCCGACGGCCGCGATTCGACCGACGCGGATTAATCCTTGTACCGGAAGGTCACGTTGGCGTCGCTGGAGAACGTCGAGGCGTCTTCGAGAGCGCCGATGACGCTGAACGTGTCTGTGTCACTGAAATCGAGCTTTCCGGCGACGTTGGCGTCGTTGCTCACCGACTCGGTAGACTCACAGTCGCTGGTCTTCTCGGCGCTGTAGCCGACGATGAACGCGTAGGACGAATTCGACCCTTCGACGACGAGGTCACCGTTCGGTGCGTCGTCGGTTCCATCTACGATGGCGTCTAGATTGCCGTCGAGATTGAGGGTCGTGACCCACCCATCGAAGTCGATTTTATCCACGTCGCCGTTGACCGACCCCTCGACAATCGTCTTGTCGTCGTCGCTTCTGATGGAGTCGCCGGATTCTAGATTCCGTCCGGTGGCGTTCGGGTCGTTGACCACCGCGATGTAGTCGCCTTGCCCCTCGATGAAGAGGGTCTGCGGGGAATCGGCGGCGACCGACTGGGTGCTTCCGAGGACGCCACCGGTGAGTCCGGTAGCGACGACACTCTTCTTGACGAACGACCGACGCGAAACGTTTCTTTCTCCAATCATCACCTCAATATTTATATCCACAAATATTGTATTTTTATGAATAAAATAAACATAAGAATAAATCAATACATGTGGAGCACAGGGGGAAACGTTGGCCGGAAGCGAGACACGCACGGGTACGCGGCGGCAAAACGACGACCCCCGGAGTGAACGCGAAGGACTTTTTATTCGGGGGAGCAACCTGAGCGGGTATGACCGGCGACAGCGAAGACCCGAACGACGACGTGCAGTACCACATCGAGGTCGGCGAGGGCGACGTGGCCGACGCCGTTCTCTTGCCCGGCAACCCCGAGCGCATCGAGAAGATAACCCAGTTCTGGGACTCGGCCGACGAGATGGCCAGCCACCGCGAGTACCGGACCGTCACCGGCGACTACGAGGGTGCGCCCATCAGCGTCACCTCGACGGGCATTGGAAGTCCCTCCGCCGCAATCGCCGTCGAGGAGTTGGCCCGAATCGGCGCTGACACCTTTATCCGAGTCGGCTCCTGCGGTGCCATCCAGCCCGAGATGGACGTCGGCGATTTGGTCATCTCGACTGGCGGCGTCCGCCAAGAGGGGACCAGCGACGCCTATGTCCGCGAGGACTACCCCGCCGTCGCCGACTACGAGGTCGTCTCCGCGCTCGTCGCGGCCGCCGAGCGACTCGGCTACGACTACCACACCGGCGTCACGATGAGCGCCGACAGCTTCTACGCCGGGCAGGGCCGCCCCGGTTTCGAGGGTTTCGAGGCCGCCGGGAGCGACGAACTCGTCGAGAATCTGAAGGAGGCGAACGTCAAGAACATCGAGATGGAGGCCAGCGCCATCATGACGCTCGCCAACATCTACGGACTCCGAGCGGGCGCGGTCTGCTCGGTGTTCGCCAACCGCGAGACTGGCGAGTTCCTGACTGAGGGCGAGAACCGCGCCGCGGAGACCGCAAGCCTCGCGGTGAAGCTTCTGGCGCAGATGGACGAAGTGAAGGCAGAGGCGGGCGTCGAGCGGTGGCATCCCGGTCTGAGTCTCGACTGAACGTTCGACAATTCGTTTCAGCGAACGAGCGAAGCGAGTGAGCGCACCACCAAACTGCGAGACGCGAGCGACCGGTGGGAGCGAGCGTCCCGTTTTTCATCCACGTTTTTACGAGGCGTGGTGCCCGCAACGCCCGAGCGAAGCGAGGGCGTGAGGACACCCAACGAAGTAAAAAGGTGGGATCGGACGAAGTGAAGGCAGAGGCGGGCGTCGAGCGGTGGCATCCCGGTCTGTGTCTGGAGTAGCTACTCTCAGTCGTCGCCGATGTCCGGCGACTCACCCGACGACCCACCGGCCGACGCGGTGCCGACGTTCTCGCGGAGGTCGGCCTCGATTTCTTCCAGCGAGCGGCCCTTGGTCTCGGGAACAACGTAGTAGGTGAACACCAGCGCGATTGCGCTGAGTCCGCCGAACAGCCAGAACGTCGAGGAGGTGCCGACGTTTGCGGTCAGCATCGGGAACGTCAGCGAGACCAGCAGGTTCGCGCCCCAGTTGGCCACGGTGACGGCTCCCATCGCGGTCCCGCGGACCGACAGCGGGTAAATCTCGGAGATAATGAGCCAGAACACCGGTCCGAGACCGATGGCGAAGAAGGCGACGTACAGCATCAGGCTCCCGGTGGCGAACCACCCGAGCACGCCCGAGAACCCCGGCATGTAGAACACCGCGCCGAGGATGCCCAGCGTCAGCACCATCCCGCCGACGCCGACGAGCAACAGCGCGCGCCGCCCGACGCGGTCGATGAGCGCGATTGCGACGACGGTCATCACGACGTTGATGACGCCGATGCCGACCGTCGCCAGAATCGAGGTCGTACTCCCGAAGCCGGTCGATTCGAGGACGGTCGGTGCGTAGTACATCACCGCGTTGATACCCGTGACCTGCTGGAACACCGCGAGTCCCAGACCGACGACCAGCGCCGGGCGGAGCCACGGCTGAATCAGGTCGCCGAGTCCGGTGCCCGACTGCTCCTCGACGGTCTCCTCGATTTCCGCCAGCTCCGCTTCGACGCCGCCCTCGCGGGTGCGTTCGAGGACTTCGCGGGCCTCCTCTCGGCGGCCGTGTTCGAAGAGCCAGCGCGGACTCTCGGGCATCTTCAGCATGCCGACCGCGAGGATGACCGCCGGAACCATCCCGGCCCCGAGCATCCAGCGCCACGCGCCCGCGTCGGCGAAGGCGTAGTTGACGAAGTACGACGAGAGGATGCCGACCGTGACCATGAGTTGGTTGAGCGAGGTGAGCGCGCCCCGAATCTTCGGCGGCGCTATCTCCGAGATGTACAGCGGCCCGACGATGGACGCGAAGCCGATGGCGACCCCGTCGATGAGTCGGCCCAGCACCAGTATCGGAACGTTCGGCGCGAGCGCCATCGTCCCCGACCCGATGAAGAAGACGACCGCGCCGAGCAGGATGAGCCGTCGGCGACCGATGCGGTCGGCGAGTTTCCCGCCCAGCGCGGCCCCCACCGCAGCGCCCGCCATCGCACCGCTGACCACGATGCCCCGGACGAGCGGCGACATCGTGAACGTCTGTTTGATGTACAGGAAGGCACCCGAGATGATGCCCGTGTCGAACCCGAACAACAGTCCGTTGAGGGCGGCTAACGCGGCGGCGACGTAGATGAACCTGTTACGGCCAGCGCCGACACCCTCCGTATCTATCGTGGACATGAAGGAGTTTCAATTCGGCGTGTTCTCGGCGGCGGGTAAGGAAAGTTTTGAAAACTTACTACGAGTGTAGTTAATATTCTACAATTATGAATTTTGTCCGAGAAGTGGGGCAGACAAGTGGCCAGATTGATACGAACCGACGGCGAACTGCCGGGCGATGACCGACCCCGAGACGATTTCGACCTACCAGTCGGTCGCCGACGAGTACCGAGAGCGCCACGGCGACCGGTCGGTAGTCCGCGAACTGGTCGAGCAGTTCCTCGACGCGCTCGAACCCGCGACCGGCCGCGAGTCGGCCCGAATCGCCGACGTGGGCTGTGGTCCCGGTTGGGAGTCAGCCACCTTCGCCGAGCGCGGCCACGAAGTCGTCGGCGCGGACCTCACGCCCGCGTTTCTCCGGGCGGCCAACGCCCGAGCGCCCAGCGCGTCGTTCGCCCGTATGGACATGCGCAACCTCGGGTTCGCCGCCGACTCGCTGGACGGACTCTGGGCCTGCGCGTCGTTCCTCCACGTCCCCCGCGCGGACGCTCCCAACACTCTTCGGGAGTTCCGGCGCGCGCTTCGACCCGAGGGCGTTCTCTGTCTCTCGGTCGCTCGGGGCGACGGCGAGACGGTCGGCGACACCTACGACGAGGACCACCGACAGTTCACGCTCTACCGGGCCGACGAACTGCGCGAACTGGTCGCTGACGCCGGGTTCGCGGTCGAATCGGTGTCGGACGGCGAGTGGATTCAGTTGTTCGGGCGAGCGTAGGTCGGCGACCCCGTTCCGTTTTCGGCGCTTGCCTTACTTCTCGTCTGCGCGCGGCGCGCGAACCGACAGCACGGGTACTTCGGAGGTTCGGACGACTTTCGCTGTCGTACTGCCGAGGAAGTAGCGGTCGATTCCGGTCCTGCCGTGCGTGCCCATCGTGAGTAAGTCTACCTCGCTGTCGTCCGCGTAGTCGAGCAGTCCCCTCGCAGGAACCCCCTTCTCGACCGCGGTTACGGCGTCCAGTCCCGCCTCGCGGGCGCGCTCGGCGACTCCATCGGCGGCGTCTTGGGCCTGCGCTTCGAGTTCGTCCAGTATCTGGGTCTCGCCCATCGCGTCGGACGGGTCGCCCGACGTGCCGACCGCGATTCGGATGTCCACGACGCTGACCGCGTGGACGGTCGCGTCGTACCGTTCGGCGACGGCGAGACCGTGTTCGACCGCAACGTCGGCGCAGTCGCTGCCATCGGTCGGAATCAACACGTCGTCGTAGCCGTCCGCGACGCTCCGGTCGGTCGCCTGAACCGTGAACACGGGCACGTCCGCGAGACGGAGGACGCGCTCGGTCACGCTCCCGGTGACGTATCGGTTCAGTCCGGTCCGGCCGTGCGTTCCCATAAACACGAGGTCGGCGTTCGACTCCTCGGCGTAGTCGAGGATGCCCTCCGAGGGCTTGCCGTGGACGACTGCCGTGCGAACGTCGTCGTCCGAGTCGGCGAGCGCTTCGAGGTCCGAAATCGTCTCACGGGCGCGGTCTTCGAGTTGCTCGATGAACGCTTCGTCAACGCCACCCGCGCTGAAGAGACCGCCCTCGCTCTGTACGTCCACGACGTTGACGAGGTGGACCGCAGCGTCGAAGCGCCGCGCGAGGTCGAAGGCGTGTTCGGCGGCGCGCTCGGCGTGGTCGCTCCCGTCGGTGGGGACAACTACGGTGTCGTACATGATGAGTACCGGTAGCTACGACGGACTGACTCTTAAGAGGATTGGGAGGTTCTCGGCGGGCGAGAATCGTGAAAAAGGGTCAGTCTACAGCAGGTCGGCGTCCACGAGTCTGTCCACGGCCTCACCGATGCGCTCCTTACTGTTGGCGTAGGAGATGCGGGCATACCCCGGCGCGCCGAACGCGCTCCCCGGCACGGTGGCGACGTGAGCCTGTTCTAAGGCGTCCTCGCACCACGTCTGGTCGTCCTCGGCGACCTCCATCATCAGGTAGAACGCGCCGTCAGGTTCGGGAGCAGCGACGCCCTCCGCGTCGAGTCTGTCGAGCAGGAACTCGCGGCGCTCGGCGAAGGCCTCGACCATCTCGTCTATCGCCTCGTCGGTGTTTTCGAGGGCTTCGACGCCCGCGTGCTGGACGAAGTTGGTCGCACAGGACACTGAGTGGGAGTGAAGCTTTCCGGCCTGCGAAATCAGTTCCTCGGGACCCGCGAAGTAGCCGAGTCGCCACCCCGTCATCGAGTAGGCCTTCGAGAAGCCGTTGACAGTGACGGTCCGGTCGGCCATCCCCTCGAACGTGCCGAGACTGGTCGGGTCCGGTCCGTAGGTTATCTCCCCATAGATTTCGTCGCTGATGACGGTCACGTCGTGTTCGACCGCGAGGTCGCGGACGCCCGCGAGCGCGTCGTCGGAGTAGACTGCGCCCGTGGGGTTGTTCGGGGAGTTGACGACCAGCAGTTCGGTCTCGTCGGACATCGCGTCGCCGAGTTCGTCCAGCGCGGGTTCGAGTTGGAAGTCGTGGGGCGCGAGATCCACGCGGTTCAAGTCTCCGCCCGCGAGTTTGACCATCGCCTCGTAGGAGACCCACGCGGGGTCGAGCAGGACGACCTCGTCGCCGTCGTCCACGAGCGTCTGGACGGCCTCGTAGAGCGCCTGCTTCGCGCCCGGCGTCACGATGACGTTCTCAGCCTCGTGGTCGAGACCGTCGTCGCGCAACTTCTCGGCGACGACTTCGCGGAGTTCGGCGATACCGTTCGAGGAGGTGTAGCCCGTGTGGCCCGCGTCCATCGCTTCCTGCCCAGCCGAGACGATGTTCTCGGGCGTCGGAAAGTCGGGTTCGCCGACGCTCAGGTCTACCACGTCCGCGCCCTCGGCTTCTAGTTCGGACGCGAGGTTGCTGATGGCGAGCGTCGCGCTCGGTTCGACTCGTTGGATTCTGTCTGAGAAATGCATGTTAGAGTTCCTCCGCAAGTTCGATTGCTGCCGCTACCGCCTCGCTACCCTTGTCCGCGCGCTCGCGGGCCTCAGCACCGGACATCCCCGGTCCGCTCACGCCGAAGGTGACGGGCGTGTCGCGGTCGAGGCTTACGTCGGTCAGGCCTTGAGCGGTCGCGTCGGCGATGACTCGGTCGTGGTCGGTGTCGCCGGTCACTATCGTCCCGACCACGGCCACGGCGTCGATTTCGTCGCGCCGGGCCAAGCGGTCGGCCGCGAGCGGCGAATCGTACGCGCCGGGGACGCGGAGCGTTTCGACCACTTCGACACCGCGGTCGGCGGCGGCCTCGTGGGCGTGTTCTTCCATCTGGTCGGTTACCTCGCGGTTGAACCGCGAGACGACGAGACCGAGCGAAACCATATCGTGATGAAGGTTTGGGCGAGTAAAAGAACTACCGTTCTCCGGAAAACTTGTATCCCTCGGGATGGTTTCGGAAAACGATGACCGCAGACGAGAAGTCCGCCAACGCTCGGCGGTGGTCCCGCGAGTCCGCGACCGCGTTCGGCCGGGCGATTGGCGCGCGCACCGCCGTCGCCGTGCTGGCGGTGACGGCGCTGTCGCTGTCGCTCCGGTTCTTCGCGCTCGGGTCACGGGCGTTCCACTGGGACGAGGCGCGGGTCGGCTACTGGATTCTGCGCTACGCCGAGAACGGCATCTGGGAGTACCACGCCGTCATTCACGGGCCGTTCGTCTATCACGTCAACAAGTATCTGTTTCAGCTCTTCGGCGCGAGCGACTTCGTGGCGCGCGCCCCGGTCGCGGTGGTCTCGGGCCTGCTCCCGCTGACCGCGTGGCTGTTCCGCGAGCGACTCAACCGCGTCGAGATGGTCACTGTCGGTCTCTTCTTCGCGGCCAACCCCATCGTCCTCTACTACTCGCGGTTCATGCGCAACGACGTGCTTCTGGCGGCGTTCATGGTGTACGCGCTGGCGTTCTACGTCCGCCTGTTCGACACCCGCAAACCGCGATACCTCTACGCCGGGACGCTGATGCTCGCGCTGGCGTTCACGACCAAGGAGAACGTGCTGGTCTACGTCGTGACGTGGGCGGGCGCGGCGGTCCTGCTGTTGGACCACCGATTGCAACTCGTCGCGGGGACCGACGACCGCAAGCAGTTCCTGCGCGAACAGGCCCGCGAGACGTGGACCGCGCTCTGGCACGGTCGCTGGGGACTCCACCTCGTGTTCGGCCTCCTGTTTTTCTTCGCCGTCGTCGTCTTCTTCTACGCGCCGCGGTCGCGGGGCATCCCCGAACCCGGTCTCTGGAAGGCATTCTCGAACCCCGGCATGTTCCCCGCGGTAATAGAGGAAGCGACGGTCGGGTCGTGGGAGTCGTTCATGGGGAAGTGGGGAGAGGGCAACCAGAAGTCGTATCTCGACACGTTCGAGTCGCTGGGAGGGGTCCTCCGGCGGAGTTCGCTCGCGCTCCTCGTGCTGGCGGGGGTCGGCTTCCTGACCGACCGCTACGTCGGCGACAAACCGCGCGACCTCGTAGCGTTCACCTTCTACTGGGGGTTCGTCAGCATCATCGGCTACCCCGTCATCGTGGAGAACGCCTTCCCGTGGGAAGTCATCCACGCGGTCGTTCCGCTGGCGATTCCCGCTGGCGTCGGTCTCGCCATCCTCGTCCGGTGGGGAAGCGAGTCCGTGACCGATGGAGACGCCGTGAGCGCGACGCTCGCGGCCCTGCTCGTGTTGCTGGTCGCCGGACAGGTGGCGGCCACCGCGGCCAGCACGACCTATATGCATCCGGCCGACCAGTATCTCGACGAGGGCGCGTCCGAACGGAACGCGCTCGTCCAGTACGGCCAACCCGCGGAGGGAATCCAGCCGACGCTCCAACGGGTGCGCTACGCCGTGACTAACAACGACGGCACCGACGTGCTGTACTACGGGTCGGACTTCTACGTCGCTGACGAGTCCGAGAACGACCGATGGGCCGCGGGCGGCGGGTGGTACGACCGCCTGCCGATTCCGTGGTACACCGAAATGTACGGCGCGGAGGTAGACAGTACGGACGACGTGCAGGCGGTCGGGTCGAATCCGCCGCCGGTCGTCGTCGCACGCGCTGGTGACCGCGACGTGGTCGCCCAGCAACTCGACGGCTACCGGGCCTTCGAGGAGGGACTGACCCTCTGGGGGAGCGAGACGGTCTTCTTCGTGGACGAGGACGCCCTGCCGCCGGAACAGCGAGCGCAGCGAGGCGCGGTTAGTTGAACGCCACCGCCGATTATATCCACATTCTTGAACATCTGCTGTCCGAGTTGGCAAATCTTATGCAGGGGCGTCTACAATCTTCGACCGAATGACCGACACAGAGACGCTCGGCGTCGTCGGCGGGGGACAGCTCGGTCGGATGCTGGCGGAGGCGGCCGCGCCGCTCGGAGTCGAGGTGGTCGTCCTCGACCCCACGCCCGAGTGCCCGGCCTCGCCGGTCGCCCGCGACCAAATCGTCGGCGAGTTCGACGACGAAGAGGGCGTCCGAGAGTTGGCCGCGCGCGCGGACTACGTGACCTACGAAATCGAGTTGGCCGACCCGGACCTGCTCGCGGCGGTCGAAGACGAGTACGACGTGCCCGTCAACCCCGACCCCGAGACGCTCCGGACGATTCAGGACAAGTTGGTGCAAAACGAGGCCCTGCGGGACGCCGGGGTTCCGGTGCCCGAGTTCCGGCGAGTCGGCGACCGCGAGGAGTTGGACGCCGCCGTCGAGCAGTTCGGCTACCCCGTCATGCTCAAGGCCCGCGAGGGCGGTTACGACGGCCGAGGTAACGTCCCGATAACCGACCCGAGCGAGGCAGACGACGCGCTCGATGCGGTCTCCGGCGGCGCGGTGGTCGAGGAGTTCGTGGACTTCGAGCGCGAGGTCTCGGTCATCGGCGTGAAGGGCGCGGACGGCGAGACGGCCGCCTTCCCGCTGGGCGAGAACGTCCACCGCGAGGAGATTCTGCGCGAGACGGTCGTTCCCGCCCGGACGAGCGAGACCGTCGCCGAGCGCGCCCGCGAGGTGGCCGAGGACGTGCTGGCGATGCTGTCGGGACGGGGCGTCTACGGCATCGAGCTGTTCGAGACGAGCGAGGGTGAGATTCTGGTCAACGAAATCGCCCCGCGGCCCCACAACTCGGGCCACTACACTATCGAGGGCGCGCTGACCTCCCAGTTCGAACAGCACGTCCGCGCCGTGACGGGGCGACCGCTCGGCGCGACCGACCTCCGGAGTCCCACGGTGTCGGCGAACCTGCTCGGTGGGGGCGACGAGCGCAGACCCGCCGACTGGTCGGGCGACGACGCGATTTTGCG
This genomic stretch from Halorussus pelagicus harbors:
- a CDS encoding ABC transporter permease, which translates into the protein MSYVESDRKRRWLAGTAVLAVVALFAVELFFPESPVSELVRIVDANYVRSVLRLAVPIAFAALGGIFAEKSGVINIGLEGLLIISAFTSIAVAGTIGGADPTQLHLWVGFVAAVLASVLFALLFAVVCIEFKADQIIAGLAVWLIALGLAPFASKVIWGQVNSPPVATLGSFDFGFIEVSPPVVMMLVSVPAAWYVLNRTAFGRWIEASGENPKALDTVGVDVRKVRYSGVLLSGFFSGLGGAGLALGRVGQFIGGGATMVNGRGWIGITAYLFGNYNPLGAFGASFLFASLDALQIRLQQLGYSIPSELIGIIPYVTVIVVLAFVGRTRIPDAAGDHYESGEE
- the cdd gene encoding cytidine deaminase; this translates as MDELIEAARDVQEQAHVPYSDYTVGAALQTADGSVYVGCNIENANYSNSLHAEEVAIAEAVKEGHREFDALVVSSGARDGVTPCGMCRQTLAEFCEDDLPIVCDAGQGDDGSDEVTEYTLGELLPDTITEEMLE
- a CDS encoding DMT family transporter, giving the protein MSRYRDALLFVFLAVAWGGSFVAIEIGLDSLPPLLFAALRYDIGAIILVVYAALACDRWVPRTRDDYLAVLVVGVFLITAANGLLFVGQQYTTGGVAAILYSLNPVLTTGFARSLLPDDTLSPVGLLGLLVGLAGVALVVRPDPANLLAGVTGKLLVVGSATSVALGSVLLRRRSPSMDSTATTAWGMFVGALLMHAASLASGETPRVADALAPQVAVPLAYLAVVATAGAYAAYFGLLERHSPVQVNLVSYLVPMVTAVAGWVLLGETLTATTMGGFLVILAGFSLVKRDALVAFAGRQLA
- a CDS encoding nucleoside phosphorylase, which encodes MTGDSEDPNDDVQYHIEVGEGDVADAVLLPGNPERIEKITQFWDSADEMASHREYRTVTGDYEGAPISVTSTGIGSPSAAIAVEELARIGADTFIRVGSCGAIQPEMDVGDLVISTGGVRQEGTSDAYVREDYPAVADYEVVSALVAAAERLGYDYHTGVTMSADSFYAGQGRPGFEGFEAAGSDELVENLKEANVKNIEMEASAIMTLANIYGLRAGAVCSVFANRETGEFLTEGENRAAETASLAVKLLAQMDEVKAEAGVERWHPGLSLD
- a CDS encoding sugar porter family MFS transporter, with the protein product MSTIDTEGVGAGRNRFIYVAAALAALNGLLFGFDTGIISGAFLYIKQTFTMSPLVRGIVVSGAMAGAAVGAALGGKLADRIGRRRLILLGAVVFFIGSGTMALAPNVPILVLGRLIDGVAIGFASIVGPLYISEIAPPKIRGALTSLNQLMVTVGILSSYFVNYAFADAGAWRWMLGAGMVPAVILAVGMLKMPESPRWLFEHGRREEAREVLERTREGGVEAELAEIEETVEEQSGTGLGDLIQPWLRPALVVGLGLAVFQQVTGINAVMYYAPTVLESTGFGSTTSILATVGIGVINVVMTVVAIALIDRVGRRALLLVGVGGMVLTLGILGAVFYMPGFSGVLGWFATGSLMLYVAFFAIGLGPVFWLIISEIYPLSVRGTAMGAVTVANWGANLLVSLTFPMLTANVGTSSTFWLFGGLSAIALVFTYYVVPETKGRSLEEIEADLRENVGTASAGGSSGESPDIGDD
- a CDS encoding class I SAM-dependent methyltransferase gives rise to the protein MTDPETISTYQSVADEYRERHGDRSVVRELVEQFLDALEPATGRESARIADVGCGPGWESATFAERGHEVVGADLTPAFLRAANARAPSASFARMDMRNLGFAADSLDGLWACASFLHVPRADAPNTLREFRRALRPEGVLCLSVARGDGETVGDTYDEDHRQFTLYRADELRELVADAGFAVESVSDGEWIQLFGRA
- a CDS encoding universal stress protein — translated: MYDTVVVPTDGSDHAERAAEHAFDLARRFDAAVHLVNVVDVQSEGGLFSAGGVDEAFIEQLEDRARETISDLEALADSDDDVRTAVVHGKPSEGILDYAEESNADLVFMGTHGRTGLNRYVTGSVTERVLRLADVPVFTVQATDRSVADGYDDVLIPTDGSDCADVAVEHGLAVAERYDATVHAVSVVDIRIAVGTSGDPSDAMGETQILDELEAQAQDAADGVAERAREAGLDAVTAVEKGVPARGLLDYADDSEVDLLTMGTHGRTGIDRYFLGSTTAKVVRTSEVPVLSVRAPRADEK
- a CDS encoding pyridoxal phosphate-dependent aminotransferase codes for the protein MHFSDRIQRVEPSATLAISNLASELEAEGADVVDLSVGEPDFPTPENIVSAGQEAMDAGHTGYTSSNGIAELREVVAEKLRDDGLDHEAENVIVTPGAKQALYEAVQTLVDDGDEVVLLDPAWVSYEAMVKLAGGDLNRVDLAPHDFQLEPALDELGDAMSDETELLVVNSPNNPTGAVYSDDALAGVRDLAVEHDVTVISDEIYGEITYGPDPTSLGTFEGMADRTVTVNGFSKAYSMTGWRLGYFAGPEELISQAGKLHSHSVSCATNFVQHAGVEALENTDEAIDEMVEAFAERREFLLDRLDAEGVAAPEPDGAFYLMMEVAEDDQTWCEDALEQAHVATVPGSAFGAPGYARISYANSKERIGEAVDRLVDADLL
- the ribH gene encoding 6,7-dimethyl-8-ribityllumazine synthase, coding for MVSLGLVVSRFNREVTDQMEEHAHEAAADRGVEVVETLRVPGAYDSPLAADRLARRDEIDAVAVVGTIVTGDTDHDRVIADATAQGLTDVSLDRDTPVTFGVSGPGMSGAEARERADKGSEAVAAAIELAEEL
- a CDS encoding flippase activity-associated protein Agl23 produces the protein MTADEKSANARRWSRESATAFGRAIGARTAVAVLAVTALSLSLRFFALGSRAFHWDEARVGYWILRYAENGIWEYHAVIHGPFVYHVNKYLFQLFGASDFVARAPVAVVSGLLPLTAWLFRERLNRVEMVTVGLFFAANPIVLYYSRFMRNDVLLAAFMVYALAFYVRLFDTRKPRYLYAGTLMLALAFTTKENVLVYVVTWAGAAVLLLDHRLQLVAGTDDRKQFLREQARETWTALWHGRWGLHLVFGLLFFFAVVVFFYAPRSRGIPEPGLWKAFSNPGMFPAVIEEATVGSWESFMGKWGEGNQKSYLDTFESLGGVLRRSSLALLVLAGVGFLTDRYVGDKPRDLVAFTFYWGFVSIIGYPVIVENAFPWEVIHAVVPLAIPAGVGLAILVRWGSESVTDGDAVSATLAALLVLLVAGQVAATAASTTYMHPADQYLDEGASERNALVQYGQPAEGIQPTLQRVRYAVTNNDGTDVLYYGSDFYVADESENDRWAAGGGWYDRLPIPWYTEMYGAEVDSTDDVQAVGSNPPPVVVARAGDRDVVAQQLDGYRAFEEGLTLWGSETVFFVDEDALPPEQRAQRGAVS